From Rubrivirga sp. SAORIC476, a single genomic window includes:
- a CDS encoding chitobiase/beta-hexosaminidase C-terminal domain-containing protein, with translation MKSSPLDSPRTVLEGLGWTVVLLGSLLLAAWASTAAAQPIPAFPGAEGYGMWTVGGRGGEVALVTTLADYGEGEEPIAGSFRAAVEAEGPRTVVFRVAGAIELVRSLDIRNGFLTVAGQSAPGDGVVLTGHGIEVNAPEVILRHLRVRPGDTANEEQDAINVRNGPAIIDHCSVSWATDETLSIVGRATAVTVQHCLIAESLNRSVHHKGAHGYGTLITATGEATIHHSVYAFHESRNPRPKDVRLDFRHNLVTGWGDQPGYTYADFLEMNHVGVVTQPLVYSNTPTCAFNVGGTNARIYSADFLHLGAEAGPADGLCGSRGVNQDDIARTVRVAVPFPAPAVTPTPAADLKAALIADVGAMRPVRDAVDRRVLGLIERGEGALIDSQDDVGGYPVYAPAEPPADADADGMPDAWETAHGLDPADGSDHRADLDGDGYTNLEEWLNETDPRAPFPWVAPPTVSVAPGTPFTDSLVVSLDGGGHPVRVTTDGTEPTAASPLADGSITLTATTHLRARIVGDGIETTSAVALYPRLDWQPAASASSERRAGLAATVYLAEDWDEGVQPEDLDPAGRGIESDVQAVLARPDAGHAVLLDGWLEVPADGLYTFWFSDHPRSRLLIDGVPVSPGMPSGERPARLALRAGLHRIGVRSLHEHPERDPSLTWAGPGFEREPLPAHRLTHD, from the coding sequence ATGAAGTCCTCCCCCCTCGACTCGCCGCGGACGGTCCTCGAAGGGCTTGGGTGGACAGTGGTTCTGCTGGGCTCGCTCCTGCTCGCCGCGTGGGCGTCGACCGCCGCCGCGCAGCCGATTCCCGCGTTCCCCGGCGCGGAGGGCTACGGGATGTGGACGGTCGGCGGACGCGGGGGGGAGGTGGCGCTCGTCACCACGCTGGCCGACTACGGCGAGGGGGAGGAGCCCATCGCGGGGTCGTTCCGTGCGGCCGTCGAGGCGGAGGGGCCGCGGACGGTCGTCTTCCGGGTCGCGGGCGCCATCGAGCTGGTCCGCTCGCTGGACATCCGGAACGGGTTTCTGACCGTCGCCGGGCAGTCGGCTCCCGGCGACGGCGTCGTGCTCACGGGCCACGGGATCGAGGTGAACGCGCCCGAGGTGATCCTGCGCCACCTCCGCGTGCGGCCGGGCGACACCGCGAACGAGGAGCAGGACGCCATCAACGTGCGGAACGGGCCGGCCATCATCGACCACTGCTCGGTGAGCTGGGCGACGGACGAGACGTTGAGCATCGTCGGCCGCGCGACGGCCGTGACGGTGCAGCACTGCCTGATCGCCGAGAGCCTCAACCGGTCGGTCCACCACAAGGGCGCGCATGGCTACGGCACGCTGATCACGGCGACCGGCGAGGCGACCATCCACCACTCGGTCTACGCCTTCCACGAGAGCCGCAATCCGCGCCCGAAGGACGTCCGCCTCGACTTCCGCCACAACCTCGTCACGGGGTGGGGCGACCAGCCGGGCTACACCTACGCCGACTTCCTTGAGATGAACCACGTCGGCGTGGTGACCCAGCCGCTGGTCTACTCGAACACGCCGACATGCGCCTTCAACGTGGGCGGCACGAATGCGCGGATCTACTCGGCTGACTTCCTCCACCTCGGCGCCGAGGCGGGCCCGGCCGACGGGCTGTGTGGCTCGCGCGGGGTGAACCAGGACGACATCGCGCGCACGGTCCGCGTGGCCGTGCCGTTCCCCGCCCCGGCCGTGACGCCGACGCCCGCCGCCGACCTCAAGGCAGCGCTGATCGCAGACGTCGGCGCGATGCGGCCGGTGCGCGACGCCGTGGACCGGCGCGTGCTCGGGCTGATCGAGAGGGGAGAGGGGGCGCTCATCGACTCCCAGGACGACGTCGGCGGGTACCCCGTCTACGCCCCGGCCGAGCCGCCGGCCGACGCCGACGCGGACGGGATGCCGGACGCCTGGGAGACCGCCCACGGCCTCGACCCGGCCGACGGCTCCGACCACCGCGCCGACCTCGACGGCGACGGCTACACCAACCTGGAGGAGTGGCTCAACGAGACCGATCCGCGCGCGCCGTTCCCCTGGGTCGCCCCGCCGACGGTCTCCGTCGCCCCCGGCACGCCGTTCACCGACTCGCTCGTCGTCTCTCTCGACGGCGGAGGCCACCCGGTCCGCGTCACCACCGACGGGACGGAGCCGACGGCCGCTTCTCCGCTCGCCGACGGCTCGATCACGCTGACGGCCACGACCCACCTCCGCGCCCGCATCGTGGGCGACGGGATCGAGACGACCTCCGCCGTCGCCCTCTACCCGCGTCTCGACTGGCAGCCGGCGGCGTCCGCCTCGAGCGAGCGTCGGGCCGGGCTGGCGGCGACTGTCTACCTCGCCGAGGACTGGGACGAGGGCGTCCAGCCAGAGGACCTCGACCCCGCCGGGCGCGGCATCGAGTCGGACGTGCAGGCCGTGCTGGCCCGGCCGGACGCCGGGCACGCCGTCCTGCTCGACGGCTGGCTGGAGGTCCCTGCCGACGGCCTCTACACGTTCTGGTTTTCCGACCACCCCCGGTCACGCTTGCTCATCGACGGCGTGCCGGTCTCGCCCGGGATGCCGTCCGGCGAGCGCCCGGCGCGGCTCGCGCTCCGGGCGGGTCTCCACCGGATCGGCGTCCGCAGCCTGCACGAGCACCCCGAGCGCGACCCCTCGCTGACCTGGGCCGGCCCCGGCTTCGAGCGCGAGCCCCTGCCCGCACACCGACTCACCCACGACTGA
- a CDS encoding glycoside hydrolase family 105 protein has translation MRPLRSLVLVLVLAGCSAVPEAQVPQDGPPPQTGRPWSVRMADAVMQRRPIVRERWDYETGTVLRGIEELWAESGNDRYFDYIRRNLNEYIQPDGSIRTYPLEDYNLDNINTGKLLFLADAETDDPRYRAAADLLWSQLQDQPTTSEGGYWHKQRYPYQMWLDGLYMAEPFAARYAIEWGDEADREEALDHIARQYLLAARYMRDPATGLYYHGWDEAKEQVWADPVSGLSQNFWGRAMGWYAMALVDVLDYFPEDHRDHEALVRLFQQYAEAVVGVQDPVTGVWYQVLDLPTREGNYLESSASAMFTYALLKGVRKGWLPRSTFLAPGVRAYRGLVHEFVRMGDDGLPSVTQVVSVAGLGGDNDRDGTVEYYLSEPVVADDPKVVGPFILASIEFEMLGLPLR, from the coding sequence ATGCGTCCCCTCCGCTCTCTCGTCCTCGTCCTCGTCCTCGCAGGGTGCTCCGCCGTCCCAGAGGCCCAGGTGCCCCAGGACGGCCCGCCGCCGCAGACCGGCCGGCCGTGGTCGGTCCGCATGGCCGATGCCGTGATGCAGCGCCGCCCCATCGTCCGCGAGCGGTGGGACTACGAGACCGGGACGGTCTTGCGCGGCATCGAGGAGCTGTGGGCGGAGAGCGGCAACGATCGCTACTTCGACTACATCCGGCGCAACCTCAACGAGTACATCCAGCCCGACGGCTCCATCCGGACCTACCCGCTGGAGGACTACAACCTGGACAACATCAACACGGGTAAGTTGCTCTTCCTCGCCGACGCGGAGACGGACGACCCGCGCTACCGCGCCGCCGCCGACCTGCTCTGGAGCCAGCTCCAGGACCAGCCGACGACCAGCGAGGGCGGCTACTGGCACAAGCAGCGCTACCCGTACCAGATGTGGCTGGACGGCCTCTACATGGCCGAGCCTTTCGCGGCGCGCTACGCGATCGAGTGGGGCGACGAGGCGGACCGGGAGGAGGCGCTCGACCACATCGCGCGGCAGTACCTCCTCGCGGCGCGCTACATGCGGGACCCCGCGACGGGCCTGTACTACCACGGCTGGGACGAGGCGAAGGAGCAGGTCTGGGCCGACCCCGTCTCGGGCCTCTCCCAAAACTTCTGGGGCCGCGCGATGGGCTGGTACGCCATGGCGCTCGTGGACGTACTCGACTACTTCCCGGAGGATCACCGAGACCACGAGGCGCTCGTCCGCCTCTTCCAGCAGTACGCCGAGGCGGTCGTCGGCGTGCAGGACCCGGTGACGGGCGTCTGGTACCAGGTCCTCGACCTGCCGACGCGGGAGGGCAACTACCTGGAGTCCTCGGCCTCGGCCATGTTCACCTACGCGCTGCTGAAGGGCGTGCGGAAGGGTTGGCTGCCGCGCTCGACGTTCCTCGCCCCGGGCGTGCGCGCCTACCGCGGCCTCGTCCACGAGTTCGTCCGGATGGGCGACGACGGGCTGCCGAGCGTGACCCAGGTGGTCAGCGTGGCCGGGCTCGGCGGCGACAACGACCGCGACGGAACGGTCGAGTACTACCTCTCCGAGCCCGTCGTCGCGGACGACCCCAAGGTCGTCGGCCCATTCATTCTGGCGAGCATCGAGTTTGAGATGCTCGGCCTCCCGCTCCGCTAG